One stretch of Oscillatoria acuminata PCC 6304 DNA includes these proteins:
- a CDS encoding HNH endonuclease encodes MEVDHKIPLSQGGKDEWVNLQLLHRHCHHEKTATDGSQKSVNDKGIAH; translated from the coding sequence ATGGAGGTTGACCATAAAATCCCACTTTCTCAAGGAGGAAAAGACGAGTGGGTTAATCTTCAGCTATTACATCGACATTGCCACCATGAAAAGACTGCTACTGACGGCAGTCAGAAGTCTGTTAATGACAAAGGGATTGCACATTGA